The following are encoded together in the Streptomyces tsukubensis genome:
- a CDS encoding NAD(P)/FAD-dependent oxidoreductase yields MTARTERGQHEVAGRRFEVIVVGGGSAGLGGALTLARARRSVLVIDAGTPRNAPADGVHGYLGREGIPPLELVAKGRAEVARYGGEIVTATVTHAGRDPEGKGFRVVLGGQTDSGQTDSGQTGSGQTDSGGADSGGAGDGVVDGGDVVFADRLLVTTGLVDEIPEVPGLAERWGREVLHCPYCHGWEVRDQSIGVLATGPLAVHQALMWRQWSDDVTLFLHTGPEPSEEEYEQLAAREIAVVDGEVGGLRVQDDRLEGVTLVGGRTFPCGALVVAPYFAARSGVLRGLGLEAVPLEMGGHVMGTYIPAGADGSTEVAGVWAAGNVTSLTEQAIGAAAAGVRAAASINSDLIARDTRDAVEARRAPFSAQAEREACARVLGNRRHGV; encoded by the coding sequence ATGACAGCACGAACAGAGCGTGGACAGCACGAGGTAGCGGGCAGGCGGTTCGAGGTGATCGTCGTCGGGGGCGGGTCCGCCGGACTGGGCGGAGCGCTGACGCTCGCCAGGGCGCGGCGCTCGGTCCTGGTGATCGACGCGGGTACGCCCCGCAACGCCCCCGCGGACGGCGTGCACGGATACCTCGGCCGTGAGGGCATCCCGCCTCTGGAGCTGGTGGCCAAGGGCAGGGCGGAGGTGGCGCGGTACGGCGGGGAGATCGTGACGGCCACCGTTACGCACGCGGGCCGGGACCCCGAGGGCAAGGGCTTCCGGGTCGTCCTCGGCGGCCAGACCGACTCGGGCCAGACCGACTCGGGCCAGACCGGCTCGGGCCAGACCGACTCCGGCGGGGCCGACTCCGGCGGAGCCGGTGACGGGGTGGTCGACGGCGGGGACGTCGTCTTCGCCGACCGGCTGCTGGTGACCACCGGCCTGGTGGACGAGATCCCCGAGGTGCCGGGGCTGGCCGAGCGCTGGGGCCGTGAGGTGCTGCACTGCCCGTACTGCCACGGGTGGGAGGTCAGGGACCAGTCGATCGGCGTACTCGCCACCGGCCCCCTCGCGGTTCACCAGGCGTTGATGTGGCGGCAGTGGAGCGACGACGTGACGCTGTTCCTCCACACCGGCCCCGAGCCTTCCGAGGAGGAGTACGAGCAGCTCGCCGCCAGGGAGATCGCCGTCGTGGACGGCGAAGTGGGCGGTCTGCGCGTGCAGGACGACCGACTGGAGGGCGTCACCCTCGTAGGGGGCAGGACCTTCCCGTGCGGTGCCCTTGTGGTGGCGCCGTACTTCGCCGCCCGTTCCGGAGTCCTGCGAGGGCTCGGGCTGGAGGCGGTCCCGCTGGAGATGGGCGGACACGTGATGGGGACGTACATCCCCGCGGGCGCAGACGGTTCCACCGAGGTGGCCGGCGTCTGGGCCGCGGGCAACGTCACGTCTCTGACGGAACAGGCCATCGGGGCGGCCGCCGCGGGCGTCCGTGCGGCCGCGTCGATCAACTCCGATCTGATCGCCCGTGACACCCGCGACGCCGTCGAGGCACGCAGGGCGCCGTTCTCCGCCCAGGCGGAGCGGGAGGCCTGCGCACGTGTCCTGGGGAACCGACGGCACGGGGTGTGA
- the iolC gene encoding 5-dehydro-2-deoxygluconokinase yields MGRIGVDLYPLQTGVPLARVDTFGKFLGGSATNVAIAAARLGRRTAVVSRTGRDPFGDYLHDELRRFGVDDRWVTGVPGLPTPVTFCEVFPPDDFPLYFYRQPKAPDLEIVADELDLDAITAARVFWMTGTGLSEEPSRTATLTALAERHRAPRSKGAADGVRATVFDLDWRPMFWRDPEEARPHYTAALAHTTVAVGNLTECEIATGEREPLAAAHALLAAGVELAVVKQGPDGVLAVHRDGTTAEVPPVAVEVVNGLGAGDAFGGALCHGLLAGRPLAEVMRYANAAGAIVASRLECSSAMPFAPEVESALAGRLPDPVTPAPAG; encoded by the coding sequence ATGGGCCGGATCGGCGTCGACCTCTATCCGTTGCAGACGGGTGTGCCGCTCGCGCGTGTCGACACCTTCGGCAAGTTCCTCGGCGGCTCCGCCACCAATGTCGCCATCGCCGCGGCGCGGCTCGGCCGACGCACCGCCGTCGTGAGCCGTACAGGCCGCGATCCCTTCGGCGACTACCTCCACGACGAGCTGCGACGCTTCGGGGTCGACGACCGGTGGGTGACAGGGGTGCCGGGTCTGCCGACACCGGTGACCTTCTGCGAGGTGTTTCCGCCGGACGACTTCCCGCTCTACTTCTACCGTCAGCCGAAAGCCCCCGACCTGGAGATCGTCGCCGACGAGCTGGACCTGGACGCGATCACCGCCGCCCGCGTCTTCTGGATGACGGGGACCGGACTGAGCGAGGAACCGAGCCGCACGGCGACCCTCACCGCCCTCGCGGAACGCCACCGCGCACCGCGCTCCAAGGGGGCGGCGGACGGCGTGCGCGCCACCGTGTTCGACCTGGACTGGCGCCCCATGTTCTGGCGCGACCCCGAAGAGGCCCGCCCCCACTACACCGCCGCACTCGCACACACGACCGTCGCGGTCGGCAACCTGACGGAGTGCGAGATCGCCACGGGGGAGCGCGAACCGCTGGCCGCCGCGCACGCCCTGCTCGCCGCGGGGGTCGAACTCGCCGTCGTCAAACAGGGCCCCGACGGTGTCCTCGCCGTCCACAGGGACGGCACCACGGCCGAAGTGCCGCCCGTCGCCGTCGAGGTGGTCAACGGTCTCGGCGCGGGTGACGCGTTCGGCGGCGCCCTCTGTCACGGGCTGCTGGCCGGCCGCCCGCTCGCCGAGGTCATGCGGTACGCCAACGCGGCCGGCGCCATCGTCGCCTCCCGGCTGGAGTGCTCGTCGGCCATGCCGTTCGCGCCCGAGGTGGAATCGGCGCTCGCGGGCAGGCTCCCGGACCCCGTGACGCCCGCGCCCGCCGGGTAG
- a CDS encoding PrsW family intramembrane metalloprotease — translation MRRGLWKHWLWIGLALWLLTAGVTWATKNSTLLPTLILLGSFLVPVTFAMWAYERHGAGLGVHVLLSCFVSGGVLGVLGSSLAEYFLLHPSVWIFLGIGLIEEAVKLLVLMWILRRYSRIDSARAGAVLGGAVGFGFAAFESSGYAFNAALGLHGIDLRALLQTEILRGVLAPFGHGLWTAIAGAVLVAHRAPAGRFRLTRTVVGAYLGVSLLHALWDAMHSISVWLVTLITDDRIDPGPFSGGYIPRPTERQDHLFTLFSVGGLVLITLVALAWGHAMARRDPAWRNTP, via the coding sequence ATGCGCAGGGGCCTGTGGAAGCACTGGCTGTGGATCGGGCTGGCTCTGTGGCTGCTGACGGCCGGGGTCACCTGGGCCACCAAGAACTCCACGTTGCTGCCGACGCTGATCCTGCTCGGCAGCTTCCTCGTACCTGTGACGTTCGCGATGTGGGCGTACGAGCGCCACGGCGCGGGGCTCGGGGTGCACGTCCTGTTGAGCTGTTTCGTGTCGGGCGGGGTGCTGGGGGTGCTCGGCTCGTCGCTCGCCGAGTACTTCCTGCTGCACCCCTCGGTATGGATCTTCCTGGGGATCGGGCTGATCGAGGAGGCGGTGAAGCTGCTCGTCCTGATGTGGATCCTGCGGCGCTATTCGAGGATCGACAGTGCCCGCGCGGGCGCGGTACTCGGCGGGGCCGTCGGGTTCGGGTTCGCCGCGTTCGAGAGTTCCGGCTACGCCTTCAACGCGGCCCTTGGCCTCCACGGCATCGATCTGCGCGCCCTGCTCCAGACGGAGATCCTGCGGGGCGTACTCGCCCCGTTCGGCCATGGACTGTGGACCGCCATCGCCGGAGCGGTACTGGTCGCCCACCGCGCGCCCGCCGGACGGTTCCGGCTGACGAGGACGGTGGTCGGCGCCTACCTCGGCGTATCGCTGCTGCACGCGCTCTGGGACGCGATGCACTCGATCTCCGTGTGGCTCGTGACGCTGATCACCGACGACCGGATCGATCCAGGCCCCTTCTCCGGCGGCTACATCCCCCGGCCGACGGAACGCCAGGACCACCTCTTCACGCTGTTCTCCGTGGGAGGTCTGGTCCTCATCACCCTGGTGGCGCTGGCCTGGGGCCATGCGATGGCACGCAGGGACCCTGCTTGGAGGAATACCCCGTAG
- a CDS encoding heavy-metal-associated domain-containing protein, giving the protein MTASTENSTAGTGQAAVTVVYEVKGMSCGHCEGAVSGELAEVPGVTSVKADSATGRVTVESKAPLDEAAVRAAVDEAGYELVGAV; this is encoded by the coding sequence ATGACCGCATCGACAGAGAACTCCACCGCGGGGACCGGGCAGGCGGCCGTCACCGTCGTGTACGAGGTGAAGGGCATGTCCTGCGGCCACTGCGAGGGCGCGGTCTCCGGCGAGTTGGCCGAGGTCCCTGGTGTGACGTCGGTCAAGGCCGACTCCGCCACCGGCCGGGTCACCGTGGAGTCGAAAGCCCCGCTCGACGAGGCCGCCGTGCGCGCCGCGGTCGACGAGGCCGGTTACGAACTCGTCGGCGCCGTCTGA
- a CDS encoding SAM-dependent methyltransferase: MTDTDKNKDLDKDRGQDKGKGSQSRTHGRAYTDQDAGTVPDALWWDDRYKENDRIWSGKPNDVLVKEVTGAEPGRALDLGCGEGADAVWLARQGWTVTATDISRVALARAEGHAKEAGVADRTDWQWHDLGETFPEGEFDLVSAHFLHSLGSLPREEVLRRAAAVTAPGGVLLIVGHLGFPAWQENSHPEMVLPTPDQVLEDLRLPEGQWEVLVSDEHERVQNDPEGNPTTRTDSTLKVRRLPV; encoded by the coding sequence ATGACTGACACGGACAAGAACAAGGACCTGGACAAGGACCGGGGCCAGGACAAGGGCAAGGGTTCGCAGAGCCGGACCCATGGGCGGGCCTACACGGATCAGGACGCCGGGACCGTCCCGGACGCCCTGTGGTGGGACGACCGCTACAAGGAGAACGACCGCATCTGGAGCGGCAAGCCCAATGACGTGCTGGTCAAGGAGGTCACGGGCGCCGAGCCCGGCAGGGCCCTCGACCTCGGCTGCGGCGAGGGCGCCGACGCCGTCTGGCTGGCCCGTCAGGGGTGGACCGTCACGGCCACCGACATCTCGCGGGTCGCACTCGCCCGCGCCGAGGGCCACGCGAAGGAGGCCGGGGTCGCCGACCGTACCGACTGGCAGTGGCACGACCTCGGAGAGACCTTCCCCGAGGGTGAGTTCGACCTCGTCTCCGCCCACTTCCTGCACTCGCTCGGCAGCCTGCCGCGCGAGGAGGTCCTGCGCCGGGCGGCGGCGGTCACCGCCCCCGGCGGGGTGCTGCTCATCGTGGGCCACCTGGGGTTCCCCGCCTGGCAGGAGAACTCGCACCCCGAGATGGTCCTCCCGACACCCGACCAGGTGCTGGAAGATCTCCGTCTCCCGGAAGGGCAGTGGGAGGTTCTGGTCAGCGACGAGCACGAGCGCGTCCAGAACGACCCCGAGGGGAATCCCACCACCCGTACGGACAGCACGCTCAAGGTCCGTCGTCTGCCCGTGTGA
- a CDS encoding zinc-dependent alcohol dehydrogenase family protein — protein MRAVVFERFGEPAEVRAVADPVLPPEGVVVRVEATGVCRSDWHGWKGHDPDIALPHVPGHELAGVIEAVGDRVTRWRPGARVTVPFICACGACASCAAGDQQVCERQTQPGFTHWGSFAELVALDHADVNLVAVPDGMSFATAAGLGCRFATAYRAVVAQGRPAPGDWVAVHGCGGVGLSAVMIAAAAGARVVAVDISPEALRLARKFGATHCVDAASTPEGAAAAVRELTGGGARVSLDALGSPLTCAASVESLRSRGRHVQVGLLPAATGLPVLPMARVIALELELLGSHGMAAHAYPPMMELVRAGLLRPDLLVTSSVPLAEAPAALAGMDTAAGAGVTVIEPQR, from the coding sequence ATGAGGGCAGTGGTGTTCGAGCGGTTCGGGGAGCCCGCGGAGGTGCGGGCGGTGGCCGACCCGGTCCTCCCGCCCGAGGGCGTGGTGGTCCGTGTCGAGGCCACCGGGGTCTGCCGCAGTGACTGGCACGGCTGGAAGGGGCACGACCCGGACATCGCCCTCCCGCACGTGCCGGGCCACGAACTGGCCGGTGTGATCGAGGCGGTAGGCGACCGGGTGACCCGATGGCGGCCGGGGGCCCGCGTCACCGTCCCCTTCATCTGCGCGTGCGGCGCCTGCGCGAGCTGCGCCGCCGGTGACCAGCAGGTCTGCGAACGGCAGACCCAGCCCGGCTTCACCCACTGGGGCTCCTTCGCGGAGCTGGTCGCCCTCGATCACGCGGACGTCAATCTGGTGGCGGTTCCCGACGGGATGTCGTTCGCGACCGCGGCGGGCCTCGGCTGCCGTTTCGCCACCGCCTACCGGGCTGTCGTGGCCCAGGGCAGGCCGGCCCCCGGAGACTGGGTCGCCGTGCACGGCTGCGGAGGCGTCGGGCTCTCCGCCGTGATGATCGCGGCGGCGGCGGGGGCGAGAGTCGTCGCCGTGGACATCTCGCCGGAAGCGCTACGGCTGGCCAGGAAGTTCGGCGCCACCCACTGTGTGGACGCGGCGAGCACCCCGGAAGGCGCTGCGGCGGCGGTGCGGGAGCTGACGGGCGGGGGCGCGCGGGTGTCGCTCGACGCCCTCGGGTCTCCTCTCACCTGCGCCGCCTCGGTGGAGAGCCTGCGGAGCAGGGGCAGACACGTCCAGGTGGGACTGCTGCCGGCGGCCACGGGCCTTCCGGTGCTCCCGATGGCCCGGGTCATCGCCCTCGAACTGGAGCTCCTCGGCAGCCACGGCATGGCCGCCCACGCGTACCCGCCGATGATGGAGCTGGTCCGCGCCGGGCTCCTGCGCCCCGACCTGCTGGTGACGTCATCCGTCCCACTGGCCGAGGCACCGGCCGCGCTGGCCGGGATGGACACGGCGGCCGGTGCGGGCGTCACGGTGATCGAACCTCAGCGGTAG
- a CDS encoding sugar phosphate isomerase/epimerase family protein, which produces MTTLSRIRIGSAPDSWGVWFPDDPRQVPWRRFLDEVAEAGYDWIELGPYGYLPSDPAVLRAETDRRGLKVSAGTVFTGLHHGPDVWDATWEHVAGVAALAQAMGAGHLVVIPAFWRDDKTGQVLEDRTLTAGQWRDLTEQTERLAREVRERYGLRTVVHPHADTHIDTEENVTRFLDATDGDLVSLCLDTGHYAYCGGDSVRLIETYGERVGYLHLKQVDPEVLAAVREEELPFGPAVARGVMCEPPGGVPALEPVLAAAGKLDVDLFAIVEQDMYPCPPDRPLPIAERTRRFLRSCGA; this is translated from the coding sequence ATGACGACGTTGTCGCGCATCAGGATCGGCTCCGCCCCCGACTCGTGGGGGGTCTGGTTCCCTGACGATCCACGACAAGTCCCGTGGCGGCGTTTTCTCGACGAGGTGGCGGAGGCGGGCTACGACTGGATCGAACTCGGCCCGTACGGCTATCTGCCCTCCGACCCGGCCGTACTGCGCGCGGAGACGGACCGGCGCGGCCTGAAGGTCTCGGCGGGCACGGTCTTCACGGGGCTGCACCACGGCCCTGATGTCTGGGACGCCACCTGGGAGCACGTCGCAGGGGTGGCGGCGCTCGCGCAGGCGATGGGCGCGGGGCATCTCGTGGTGATCCCCGCCTTCTGGCGCGACGACAAGACCGGACAAGTACTTGAGGACCGCACACTCACCGCGGGGCAGTGGCGCGACCTCACGGAGCAGACGGAGCGGCTGGCCCGTGAGGTGCGTGAGAGGTACGGGCTGCGGACGGTCGTCCACCCGCACGCGGACACGCACATCGACACCGAGGAGAACGTCACCCGGTTCCTCGACGCCACCGACGGCGACCTGGTCTCCCTGTGCCTGGACACGGGCCACTACGCCTACTGCGGCGGCGACAGCGTGCGGCTCATCGAGACCTACGGCGAACGCGTCGGCTATCTGCACCTCAAGCAGGTGGACCCGGAAGTGCTCGCCGCCGTACGGGAGGAGGAGCTGCCCTTCGGCCCCGCGGTCGCGCGTGGCGTGATGTGCGAGCCGCCGGGCGGTGTCCCCGCCCTCGAACCGGTACTCGCCGCCGCGGGCAAGCTGGACGTCGATCTCTTCGCCATCGTCGAGCAGGACATGTATCCCTGCCCGCCCGACCGGCCCCTGCCGATCGCGGAACGCACCCGCCGCTTTCTGCGGAGCTGCGGCGCCTGA
- a CDS encoding Cgl0159 family (beta/alpha)8-fold protein codes for MSGRDRTGGDRRVDLAELVRLRVQHPEAIAEAAERRGRRALVGPSGRLMIIAADHPARGALAAGGDDLAMASRPELLERLCTALSRPGVDGVLATADILDDLLLLGALEDKVVIGSMNRGGLAGSAFELDDRFTGYRPRDLVRAGFDAGKLLLRLDYSDTGSLSTLHAAARAIDEMAEARLPVFVEPFVSRRADGVLRNDLGADAVTRSIAIASGLAGSSAYTWLKVPVTDDPDDMVRVMETSTLPAVLLGGDVGGTPAEQERAYEKWRSALRLPTVRGLVAGRSLLYPADGDVVAAVDTAVGLL; via the coding sequence ATGAGTGGCCGCGACCGTACCGGCGGCGACCGCCGCGTCGATCTCGCCGAACTCGTGCGGCTCAGGGTCCAGCACCCGGAGGCCATAGCCGAGGCCGCGGAACGGCGGGGCAGGCGCGCTCTCGTGGGGCCGAGCGGCCGGCTCATGATCATCGCGGCCGATCATCCGGCCCGTGGCGCGCTCGCCGCGGGCGGCGACGACCTGGCGATGGCCAGCAGACCGGAACTCCTCGAACGGCTCTGCACCGCCCTCTCCCGCCCCGGTGTCGACGGAGTTCTCGCCACCGCCGACATCCTGGACGACCTGCTGCTCCTCGGCGCGCTTGAGGACAAGGTCGTCATCGGCTCGATGAACCGTGGCGGACTGGCCGGCTCCGCCTTCGAACTGGACGACAGGTTCACCGGATACCGCCCCCGTGACCTGGTGCGCGCCGGATTCGACGCGGGCAAACTGCTCCTGCGGCTCGACTACTCGGACACCGGTTCGCTCAGCACCCTGCACGCCGCCGCCCGCGCCATAGACGAGATGGCGGAGGCCAGACTTCCGGTATTCGTGGAGCCCTTCGTGAGCCGCCGAGCCGACGGTGTCCTCCGTAACGACCTCGGCGCCGACGCGGTGACCCGTTCCATAGCCATCGCCTCGGGGCTCGCGGGCAGCTCGGCGTACACCTGGCTGAAAGTGCCGGTCACCGACGACCCCGACGACATGGTCAGGGTCATGGAGACCTCCACACTGCCCGCCGTACTCCTCGGCGGTGACGTCGGCGGCACCCCGGCGGAACAGGAACGGGCCTACGAGAAGTGGCGCTCGGCCCTGCGCCTCCCGACCGTCAGGGGGCTGGTGGCCGGGCGTTCCCTGCTCTACCCGGCGGACGGGGATGTGGTGGCGGCGGTCGATACGGCGGTGGGGCTGCTGTAG
- a CDS encoding heavy metal translocating P-type ATPase: MDSTTTDTAAPEGATTSAGDPSAGNAAADRVELAVSGMTCASCAARIEKKLNRMDGVTATVNYATEKAKVSYEGDVEVADLIATVVKTGYTARPIARPTPPPAPAPHTPREPTGTPGATASAAPAPLDTTPSAASTASTSPIPAAEGRSGLPGDDAGDTAGDEAAGRLAEIRQRLIVSAVLTVPVVLLSMIPSLQFDNWQWLSLTLAAPVVVWGALPFHRATWTNLRHGAATMDTLVSVGTLAAFTWSLWALFLGDAGMPGMRHGFDLTVGRGEASSALYLEVAAGVVTFILLGRYLEARSKRRAGAALRALLQMGARDVAVLRDGVEVRVPVSTLAVGDRFVVRPGEKIATDGRVIEGVSAVDASMLTGESVPVDVAAGDEVTGATVNTAGRLVVEATRVGSGTQLARMARAVEDAQNGKAQVQRLADRISGVFVPVVLVIAVSTLLVWLGVSGDVTAAFTAAVAVLIIACPCALGLATPTALMVGTGRGAQLGILIKGPEVLESTRRVDTIVLDKTGTVTTGRMELKDVHAAPGVEERALLRLAGALEHASEHPVARALAEGAEAAAGPLPPVEGFENVAGLGVRGTVEGHTVTVGRERLLTDAGIAPLPKLAEAKAAAEAAGRTAVLVAWAAPGEETASVRGVLTVADTVKESSAEAITRLRRLGLAPILLTGDNRAVAESVAREVGIDPERDQVIAEVLPEDKADVVRRLQSEGRAVAMVGDGVNDAAALATADLGLAMGTGTDAAIEAGDLTLVRGDLLVAADAIRLSRRTLAIIKGNLFWAFGYNVAALPLAAAGLLNPMIAGAAMAFSSVFVVTNSLRLKSFT, from the coding sequence ATGGACAGCACCACCACGGACACAGCGGCCCCGGAAGGGGCCACCACCTCGGCCGGCGATCCGTCGGCGGGGAACGCGGCGGCGGACCGGGTCGAGTTGGCCGTGAGCGGGATGACCTGCGCCTCCTGCGCCGCGCGGATCGAGAAGAAGCTGAACAGGATGGACGGCGTCACCGCCACGGTGAACTACGCCACCGAGAAGGCCAAGGTCTCCTACGAGGGGGACGTCGAGGTCGCCGACCTGATCGCCACCGTCGTGAAGACGGGATACACGGCCAGGCCCATCGCCCGGCCCACCCCACCGCCCGCACCCGCGCCCCACACGCCACGGGAGCCGACCGGAACCCCGGGCGCCACCGCGTCCGCCGCCCCCGCCCCCTTGGACACCACGCCCAGCGCCGCGTCCACCGCGTCCACCTCCCCGATCCCGGCCGCCGAAGGGCGGAGCGGCCTTCCCGGTGACGACGCGGGCGATACGGCGGGCGACGAGGCGGCTGGAAGACTCGCCGAGATACGGCAGCGGCTGATCGTGTCGGCCGTACTCACCGTGCCGGTCGTCCTGCTCTCGATGATCCCGTCGCTCCAGTTCGACAACTGGCAGTGGCTCTCGCTGACGCTGGCCGCGCCCGTGGTCGTCTGGGGCGCCCTGCCCTTCCACCGCGCCACCTGGACCAACCTGCGGCACGGGGCGGCCACGATGGACACCCTCGTCTCCGTCGGTACGCTCGCCGCCTTCACCTGGTCGCTCTGGGCCCTGTTCCTCGGTGACGCGGGCATGCCCGGCATGCGGCACGGTTTCGATCTGACCGTGGGCCGCGGCGAGGCGTCCTCCGCGCTCTACCTCGAAGTGGCCGCGGGCGTCGTCACCTTCATCCTCCTCGGCCGCTATCTGGAGGCCCGCTCCAAGCGCCGGGCGGGGGCTGCCCTGCGCGCGCTGCTCCAGATGGGCGCCAGGGACGTGGCCGTACTGCGCGACGGCGTCGAGGTGCGTGTACCCGTCTCCACGCTCGCCGTCGGTGACCGTTTCGTCGTACGTCCCGGCGAGAAGATCGCGACCGACGGACGGGTCATCGAGGGTGTCTCGGCCGTGGACGCCTCGATGCTCACCGGCGAATCCGTACCGGTCGACGTGGCGGCGGGCGACGAGGTGACGGGCGCGACCGTCAACACGGCGGGCCGCCTGGTGGTCGAGGCCACCCGCGTCGGCTCCGGCACGCAGCTCGCCCGTATGGCGCGGGCCGTCGAGGACGCCCAGAACGGCAAGGCGCAGGTACAGCGCCTCGCCGACCGGATCTCCGGCGTCTTCGTCCCTGTCGTGCTCGTCATCGCCGTGTCCACGCTGCTCGTCTGGCTCGGCGTCTCCGGCGACGTGACGGCGGCGTTCACGGCGGCCGTCGCCGTACTGATCATCGCGTGCCCCTGCGCCCTGGGGCTCGCCACACCGACGGCTCTGATGGTCGGTACGGGGCGCGGCGCGCAGCTCGGCATCCTGATCAAGGGCCCCGAGGTGCTGGAGTCCACCCGCCGGGTCGACACCATCGTCCTGGACAAGACAGGCACGGTCACCACGGGCCGGATGGAGCTGAAGGACGTACACGCGGCGCCCGGCGTCGAGGAGCGGGCGCTGCTGCGGCTCGCGGGGGCACTGGAGCACGCCTCCGAGCACCCGGTGGCCCGTGCGTTGGCGGAGGGCGCCGAGGCGGCCGCGGGTCCGCTGCCGCCGGTGGAGGGGTTCGAGAACGTCGCGGGGCTCGGAGTGCGCGGCACCGTGGAGGGCCACACCGTCACGGTCGGCCGTGAGCGGCTGCTCACGGACGCGGGGATCGCACCGTTGCCCAAACTCGCGGAGGCGAAGGCCGCCGCGGAGGCGGCGGGCCGCACGGCGGTCCTGGTGGCCTGGGCCGCGCCAGGCGAGGAAACGGCGTCGGTACGCGGGGTCCTGACGGTCGCCGACACGGTGAAGGAGAGCAGCGCGGAGGCCATCACGCGGCTCCGGCGGCTCGGCCTCGCACCCATCCTCCTGACCGGCGACAACAGGGCGGTGGCCGAGTCGGTCGCGCGGGAGGTCGGTATCGACCCCGAACGCGACCAGGTGATCGCCGAGGTACTGCCCGAGGACAAGGCCGACGTGGTGCGCCGGCTCCAGTCCGAGGGCCGCGCGGTGGCGATGGTCGGTGACGGCGTCAACGACGCGGCGGCTCTCGCGACGGCGGATCTCGGGCTCGCGATGGGCACGGGGACGGACGCCGCCATCGAGGCGGGGGACCTCACTCTGGTCCGTGGCGATCTCCTGGTGGCCGCCGACGCCATCCGGCTCTCACGCAGGACCCTCGCGATCATCAAGGGCAACCTGTTCTGGGCCTTCGGTTACAACGTGGCGGCGCTGCCGCTGGCAGCGGCGGGACTGCTCAACCCGATGATTGCCGGTGCGGCCATGGCCTTCTCATCGGTCTTTGTCGTGACCAACAGTCTTCGCCTCAAGTCCTTCACATAG
- a CDS encoding helix-turn-helix transcriptional regulator, with amino-acid sequence MTDRGLWSYKEIAAHIQVQPDTVRSYRKHGMLPAPDQVRDGRPYWYADTVRTWVTNRPGNRNRGG; translated from the coding sequence ATGACCGACCGCGGACTCTGGTCCTACAAAGAGATCGCGGCGCACATCCAGGTGCAGCCGGACACCGTGCGCTCCTACCGCAAGCACGGGATGCTCCCCGCACCCGATCAAGTGCGGGACGGCAGACCGTACTGGTACGCCGACACCGTCAGGACGTGGGTGACCAACCGGCCGGGAAACCGTAACCGCGGAGGCTGA